The genomic DNA ATTTGTTTTGGTCCTCAATTTTGAAAGATTGCTTGTTTCTTTACAGGACATGTTTTTGCATATGGACTCTCTAGATCAGCAGCAATAACGAACATGGCTCTTGCATTAAAAGAGATTCAAATTCGTGGAGAAATTCATTCAAATGTTGATTACACAGTTGATCTCTTAAATGTAAGAAATGTTAACCACCTTCTAAagcctccttttccttttgttggTATTATACTATCATTGTGTTTTTTTTCCTCCATTACACCTAAACTCTTGGTGCTATTTCCCTATATTCATTCAGGCTTCAGATTTCAGAGAAAACAAGATTCATACTGGTTGGCTCGATACCAGAATAGCTATGCGTGTTCAAGCTGAGAGGCCCCCATGGTATATTTCAGTGGTTGGAGGAGCTCTATTTGTAAGATGAAGAAATAGCACTACTCATGCTAGCACTTATCTCAAGTTACTGTGAAAAAGATACCAATGTTTGGTCTAATTTAAATCGTTGTTACGTCCTACAGAAAACTGTAACCGCCAATGCAGCCACTGTTTCTGATTATGTTGGTTATCTCACCAAGGGCCAGATTCCACCAAAGGTATGTTTTTCTAGGATACTCTGGATTATTTTTTAAGGCGAAGAATGGTTGACCAATAAGTCTTATATGCAGCATATATCCCTTGTCAACTCAACAGTAAATCTGAATATTGAAGGGAGCAAATACACTGTAAGTGTGACATTCCATAAGAAAATCTATTTCAGCTACAATAATGTTAGACATTCTGAGTTTTGTCTGCATTATGTTGTAGATTGAAACTGTAAGGACTGGACATGGTAGCTACAGATTGCGAATGAATGATTCAGCAGTTGAAGCGAATGTACAATCTCTATGTGATGGTGGCCTCTTAATGCAGGTACCTTGTTCTTTCTTTTATGATTTATTAATACTTCTATTGCCTTCAGAGTTGATGTCACTGTCAGTTCTGATTGTTGAACTGTAATGGCATCAGCTGGATGGAAATAGCCATGTAATTTATGCGGAAGAAGAAGCTGGTGGTACACGACTTCAGATTGATGGAAAGACATGCTTGTTACAGGTGAATACTCTCTTTCTCCCTTTATATTATTCTTcgtgtgtcggtaccctgcagccggggtacccactcctactatgccaagactcgcgtagttatccgtaactacgccctaaggagctgagcagccggacccctggggaccgactccatctcaccggaccaacggtcccggacccgcttcccgctcggggacgggtccggtgtcaccacgtgtcccagaggtggaaatgctcagcacctgtggccgcggacccggactcccgcaggtgggtccgggacctccacgagccatccggactcccgcaggtgggtccgggacctccacgtgcctatccggacccccgtgagctctcggctcagctagctggtcgggaggggtccggagccgccacgtgccaCGCAGACGCGGGAGCGGGCGCAAGctttccgctggaagctccctcacccacccgcattaagtgtgcgtggttgaggcgggctctgctgcctctgggcacgggacagcttttgtcagtccacactgtggatcgccagttaccgaggcggctcgtcagttaccaaggcaagcattaaagactcagcgccgcgcgcatgggcgacgagtcatgatgaccagctactgactggagcaacagtgcacgccgCTACAGTGGTCTGAgccagtagttcggcgcttcatcatgacctcgacgcgcggttgcagaggctagactctactctgacaggacaactcaagaccatccctggtcagaagcgacgcacggaagccgacgacaagatctccggatctgaggcattgaatgccaaagtgtagtttataatacatcgccgggtccacatgtcggggccccgctcagtgtacgtgcttcccttggacatataaaagggagagcacgcccgctcaaataaaaaaaaagctctccagacacacaagctctcgcgaactctctctctcgtgggagggcaatacaacacacagtggacgtagggtattacgctccggcggcccgaaccactctaaatcttgctgtgttcatcgtgttcttgagtgagatctaactaggactagctaacccccgagtacacaccctctgggctagggcgggtgccttccgccacccggctgtggtttgcagcaccacgacatcgTGTCTGATTGGGAAACTTCTACAGTTCTGCTAGATTTGTCTATCATTTATTACTGCATTTTGTCTGTCATCACTAACTTATCTtgaaaaaaatatcatattgTTTGCTAACAGGAGACATCATGTTAGAAAATTGTGACTAATCCTTGTTGTGAAGTTATAGCATACTTAATTCTAGTGACATTTAACTACAATACCTGACTTAAAAACCCCTGTAATGAGGGGCGATTGAAAATTGAGAAGTGGCCTTTTATGCAAGATTTTAGCTGTACTATGCTATGCCCCAAGTAGGTGATGACTGTGTTCTTGCAGAATGATCATGATCCATCAAAGTTATTAGCTGAGACACCCTGCAAACTACTTCGGTTCTTGGTTGCTGATGGTGCTCATGTTGATGCCGATGCACCATATGCGGAAGTTGAGGTTATGAAGATGTGCATGCCTCTCTTGTCGCCTGCTTCTGGTGTCATTCATGTTATGATGTCTGAAGGCCAGGCATTGCAGGTTATATTCATACATCTCTGCTCCGTGCATTGTGCTTGCATCACATAAACATTGCATGTAACATTTCTGAACTTTTATTTTGTTCTAGGCTGGTGATCTTATAGCAAGGCTGGATCTTGATGACCCTTCTGCTGTGAAAAGAGCTGAACCATTTGATGGAATGTTTCCACAAATGGGCCTTCCTGTTGCTTCCTCTAGTCAAGTACACAAAAGATATGCTGCAAGTTTGAATGCTGCTCAAATGGTCCTTGCAGGATATGAGCATAACATCAGCGAAGTAAATATTCCATCTTATTGTGATTatcatttcttttctttgtttatcTTGTGTTTCCTTTACTTATATTATGTTTTGTGTACTCCATCCAAAATAGAGTATTGTTCTAGCTTTGTTCTAAATCAAACCATCTTTAAGTTTTACCATGTTTATACAAAAAAGTACCAATATTTATGATGCCAAATAAGTACCACTACATTCatcatgaaatatatatttgggACAGCGAGAGTATGCTTTTGTGAGTAAAGGGTTAGCCTGGGTTCCTTTTTTGGTCCTGCTAACTTTTGGTTACAAACTTTGTATAATCTGTGGAGAATTATAATGGCCAGCCTATGCTGatcattttctttctttcaacaGGTTTATCttctggtttcataattttcagtTGCTCTTCTTTCGCTTGAAGTCATTTATTTTGGTGTCCATCTCATTAATTCCTTAACATTTTTTTAACACATATTGATTGATTCATTTTCAACTCTGCTTCTTTTCAGGTTGTACAAGATCTGGTATGCTGTCTGGACGATCTTGAGCTTCCTTTCCTACAATGGGATGAACTTATGTCAGTTCTAGCAACTAGGCTTCCAAGAAACCTTAAGAGTGAGGTATGGGACAATTACAAGATATAGCCAATCTGGCTTAAAGGAAAGATGATTCATTTTACCAGATTAATTATCTTAATTCTTTATATTGGCTTATGTTGATGACAGAAGTTTGGTATAACCAGAGTACAATTATGATATTTTATAACACTAGTTTGCACTGTgttactccctctgtcctgaaATGTAAGGCATTTtgctttgtcctaagtcaaagttgtccaaatttgaccaaatttattgAGAAGAATATTAGCCTCTAGCACATtaaataagtaaattatgaaaatatatttcataatggttaatggatctaattattctcatttgacATTAAAAATATTATTTCCCCTTTCTATAAActttggtcaaacttagaacagtttgacttaggacaaaccaaAATACCTTACATTTCAGGATGGAGGGATTATGTGCTTTAAACTCTGTGGTTTTCTGTAGTTATCAtgtaaaatttaaaattgtaTTCATGTGCTAAAATTCAAAGTATTTCACTTTAGCATTTTACTAGATAGAAACTGAATCTTTCAGTAAGTTGTGTTTTGATTTCTTGATTGTAGATCTTCTGTCATGCATCCTGTTCATTTAGCTCTTATATTTCTATCTTTTATTATGCAGTTAGAGGATAAATACAAGGAATACAAGTTGAACTTTTACCGTGGGGAAAACAAGGACTTCCCATCCAAGCTGCTGAGAGACACAATTGAGGTCAGTTTTAGATTTCTTGTGTGTTATTGCTTTTTATACTGTTtgctaattttaattttttttttgtcattgtAGGCAAATCTTGCTTATGGTTCAGAGAAGGAAAAAGCTACGAACGAGAGGCTTGTTGAGCCTCTTGTGAGCCTACTCAAGTCGTATAAGGGTGGGAGAGAAAGCCATGCTCATTTTGTTGCCAAGTCCCTTTTCGAGGAGTATCTTGCTGTGGAAGAACTTTTCAGTGATGGGATTCAGGTTACCATACATATCCAAACTGAACAGATCAGCACTAAAAAAACACAAAGTGTTCACTCTTTTCCATTCTCCTAGTTAGGAGCACATTTTAACAAATGACATGTACATGTAGCTGGAAAATTTTGCATGGCTTCAGATGGAATGCACTGGATACAATCTGATTTACAATTtttctttaattatgttttgaCAGTCTGATGTGATTGAAACCCTGCGTCATCAGCACAGTAAAGACCTGCAGAAGGTTGTAGACATTGTATTGTCTCACCAGGTAATTTTCTTCATGGTCTGATGTCATTATGCAAATGATCACTGAACGATTTCTGTTATTGAAAGTGTGATTTTGTTCATAGGGTGTGAGGAACAAAGCTAAGCTTGTAACAGCACTTATGGAAAAGCTGGTTTATCCAAATCCTGCTGCTTACAGGGATCTACTTGTTCGCTTCTCTTCACTCAATCATAAAAGATATTATAAGGTGTGGTGACTTGAAATGACCTAGATATTCctgttatgattttttttgataTTTTATTTTAACTAATTCCATGCATCTTAATAAAAACAGTTGGCCCTTAAAGCAAGCGAACTTCTCGAACAAACTAAACTAAGTGAACTCCGTGCAAGCATCGCAAGAAGCCTTTCTGATCTGGGGATGCATAAGGGAGAAATGACTATTAAAGATAGCATGGAAGATTTAGTCTCTGCCCCATTGCCTGTTGAAGATGCACTTATTTCTTTGTTTGATTACAGTGATCCAACTGTTCAGCAGAAAGTGTTCGAGACATATATATCTCGATTGTACCAGGTATTGTCAACTAACTTGATATCTATCATAGTCCCACTGAGCACATCTGGTATGTATAAGAAATGCCCTAATGACATGAGATGTTCATCTTTTCATTTCACTAATTATTGAGACATGGCATACTGATGATTGACTAAAATTAATTGGGTTTGTAAAGTTTTGATTTGATTTCCCAACTTGTACAATATGTATAGCAACTAGCAAGACGTGCTGGCTAACCTGCAAATAATATTTTTCAGCCTCTTCTTGTGAAGGATAGCATCCAAATGAAATTTAAGGAATCTGGTGCCTTTGCTCTATGGGAATTTTCTGGAGGGCACGTTGATACTAAAAATGGACAAGGGGCTGTTCTTGATCGAAAGAGATGGGGTGCCATGGCTGTTCTCAAATCACTTGAATCTGCACGAACAGCCATTGTAGCTGCCTTAAAGGATTCGGCACAGCATGACAGCTCTGAGGGCAACATGATGCACATTGCTTTATTGAGTGCTGAAAATGAAAATAATATCAGGTCTGTTCATGTGCAATATCAGGTTCAATGGATCTTTTGTCTGCGATCTGTGTAACTGTGTAACTGATCCATCTCTTTCAGCAGTGATAATCAAGCTCAGCAGAGGATGGAAAAACTTACCAAGATACTCAATGATACTAGTGTCGCAAATGATCTCCGTGCTGCTGGTTTGAAGGTTATAAGTTGCATTGTTCAGAGAGATGAAGCACGCATGCCAATGCGCCACTCATTCCTCTGGTCAGATGAAAAGAGTTGTTATGATGAAGAGCAGATTCTCCGGCATGTGGAACCTCCCCTCTCTGCGCTTCTTGAATTGGTCTGTTTATCAACATTACTGCATGTTGTTTTGCTACATCTTGTTCTTATGATTTGCTTGTATTCTTTACTATTTATAACTTATTTTTCCTATTATGAATACAGGATAAGTTGAAAGTGAAAGGATACAATGAAATGAAGTATACTCCATCACGTGATCGTCAATGGCATATTTACACACTGAGAAATACTGATAACCCCAAAATGTTGCATAGGGTATTTTTCCGAACTATTGTCAGGCAACCCAATGCAGGCAACAAGTTTACATCAGCCCATATTGGCGACACTGAAGTAGGAGGTCCCACAGAATCTTTGTCATTTACATCAAATAGCATCTTAAGGTCGTTGATGACTGCTATTGAAGAATTAGAGCTTCACGCGATTAGGACTGGTCATTCTCACATGTATTTGTGCATATTGAAAGAACAAAAGCTTCTCGATCTCATTCCTTTCTCAGGGTAAGTGTGCACATAATCCTTTTTTGTAAAGATTAATGGCTTGCCATGGTTGACCTCCTCAACAAAGCTTTTCATTTTAATCAGGAGCGCAATTGTTGATGTTGGCCAAGATGATGCTACTGCTTGTTCACTTTTAAAATCAATGGCTCTGAAGATACATGAACTTGTTGGTGCACAGATGCATCATCTTTCTGTATGCCAGTGGGAGGTGAAACTCAAGTTGGACTGTGATGGGCCAGCCAGTGGCACCTGGAGAGTTGTAACTACAAATGTTACTAGTCACACGTGCATCGTTGATGTAAGTTGTCCTTGTCCCTACTGTTTACTTATTTTGTATTGCGCACATTAAAATATAAGTCAATGTTTGTTTCTTATATATTTCGAACTATCACCCCATTTAATTATGTTCTGAAGCACATAGCCCTTTTAATGGTTTTAGATCTACCGGGAAGTGGAAGATACAGAATCGCAGAAGTTAGTATACCATTCTGCTTCTTCGTCAGCTGGTCCCTTGCATGGTGTTACGCTGAACAATCCATATCAACCTTTGAGTGTCATTGATCTAAAACGCTGCTCTGCTAGGAACAACAGAACTACATATTGCTATGATTTTCCATTGGTGAGTCAATCTCTCCCTATATCATTCTCTCTCGTGTACCTATCTGTACTATAGTTATTTTCAACCAAAGCTGATAATGGCTAAAAAATTGTAGGCATTTGAAACTGCACTGCAGAAGTCATGGCAGTCCAATGGCTCCAGTGTTTCTGAAGGAAGCGGAAATAGTAAATCATACGTGAAGGCAACCGAGCTAGTATTTGCTGAAAAACATGGGTCTTGGGGCACTCCTATAATTCCCATGGAGCGTCCTGCTGGGCTTAATGACATTGGTATGGTAGCTTGGATCTTAGAGATGTCCACTCCTGAATTTCCCAATGGCAGGCAGATTATTGTTGTAGCAAATGATATTACTTTCAGAGCTGGATCATTTGGCCCAAGGGAAGATGCATTTTTTGAAGCTGTCACCAACCTGGCCTGCGAGAGGAAGCTTCCTCTTATATACTTGGCAGCAAACTCTGGTGCTAGGATTGGCATAGCTGATGAAGTGAAATCTTGCTTCCGTGTTGGATGGTCTGATGAAGGCAGCCCTGAACGTGGATTTCAGTACATTTATCTAACTGAAGAAGACTATGCTCGTATTAGCTCTTCTGTTATAGCACATAAGCTGCAGATGGATAGCGGTGAAATTAGGTGGATTATTGACTCTGTTGTGGGCAAGGAGGATGGGCTTGGTGTTGAGAATATACATGGAAGTGCTGCTATTGCCAGTGCTTATTCTAGGGCATACGAGGAGACATTTACACTTACATTCGTGACTGGACGGACTGTAGGGATTGGTGCTTATCTTGCTCGTCTTGGAATACGTTGCATACAGCGCCTTGACCAACCTATTATTTTAACTGGGTTTTCTGCCCTGAACAAGCTTCTTGGGCGGGAAGTGTACAGCTCTCACATGCAGTTGGGTGGTCCTAAGATAATGGCAACCAATGGTGTTGTCCACTTGACTGTTTCAGATGACCTTGAAGGTGTTTACAATATATTGATGTGGCTCAGCTATGTCCCTGCCAACATTGGTGGACCTCTTCCTATTACAAAACCTTTGGATCCACCAGACAGACCTGTTGCATACATCCCTGAGAACACATGTGATCCGCGTGCAGCCATTCGTGGTATTGATGACAGCCAAGGGAAATGGTTGGGTGGTATGTTCGACAAAGACAGCTTTGTGGAGACATTCGAAGGATGGGCAAAAACAGTTGTTACTGGCAGGGCAAAGCTTGGAGGAATTCCTGTAGGTGTCATAGCTGTGGAGACACAGACCATGATGCAGCTTATCCCAGCTGATCCAGGCCAGCTTGATTCCCATGAGCGATCTGTTCCCCGTGCTGGACAAGTGTGGTTCCCAGATTCTGCAACCAAGACCGCTCAGGCATTGTTGGACTTCAACCGTGAAGGATTGCCTCTGTTCATCCTTGCTAACTGGAGAGGTTTCTCTGGTGGACAAAGAGATCTGTTTGAAGGAATTCTTCAGGCTGGGTCAACAATTGTTGAGAACCTTAGGACATATAATCAGCCTGCATTTGTCTACATTCCTATGGCTGGAGAGCTACGTGGAGGAGCTTGGGTTGTGGTTGATAGCAAAATAAATCCAGACCGAATTGAGTGTTATGCTGAGAGGACTGCGAAAGGCAATGTTCTTGAACCTCAAGGGTTAATTGAAATCAAGTTCAGGTCAGAGGAACTCCAAGATTGTATGGGTAGGCTTGACCCAGAGTTGATAAATCTGAAAGCAAAACTCCATGGTGCAAAGCTTGGAAATGGAAGTCTACCGGACAtagagtcccttcagaagagtATAGAAGCTCGTACAAAACAGTTGTTACCTTTATATACGCAGATTGCAATACGGTTTGCTGAATTGCATGATACTTCCCTCAGAATGGCAGCTAAAGGTGTGATTAAGAAAGTTGTAGATTGGGAAGAATCACGTTCTTTTTTCTACAAAAGGCTACGGAGGAGGATCTCAGAAGATGTTCTTGCAAAAGAAATAAGAGGAATAGCTGGTGACAACTTCACTCACCAATCAGCAGTTGAGCTGATCAAAGAATGGTACTTTTCTCAAGCCACAACAGGATGCACTGAatgggatgatgatgatgctttTGTTGCCTGGAAGGACAATCCTGAAAACTATAAGGGATATATCCAAAAGCTGCGGGCTCAGAAAGTATCTCAGTCGCTCTCCGATCTTGCTGACTCCAGTTCAGATCTAGAAGCATTCTCCCAGGGTCTTTCTACACTATTAGATAAGGTAAGCTTGCTATCTGCTGGTTGTACCAATTATTAATTGTGTTTAACTTGGATTCCACCTGGTGCTATCTGCTGCATCTTACTTGTTCAGAGTTCCTATTTCGTTTGTATATTGCTAGACACTGCGTCTTGCCAAATCATGGTTCTAATGCATACAGCTATTTTGTGTAACCATTTCCACTTCTCACATGTTCCTTTGGATGCACGTTCAGATGGATCCGTCACAGAGAGCCAAGTTGGTTCAGGAAGTCAAGAAGGTCCTTGGTTGATGAAATGATAACAACACATCCAACACAATGTGTATGCTACATGTTTTTGATAAAGTACATACATAGAAGGATATTGCTCAGCCTCGATTGATCATTTCTGATCTGAATCGACCATTATTTATTCTGTTGGACCTGATCCTGTGGTTGATGTAAGCGCAAAGCTTGGGGCAGCCGAGTGACAGTTAGCAAGGGCACAAGTGAATCTGTGTTCTAGTTTTGCATTAGCCGAGTAAGGCACAAAGTTGTTTTGCTGTAGTTCTGTAATGTAACCAAGGGGTTCAATTATGTAATTTTAGGGTGTATCTTGGGGATACTAGCATACAGTTGAGTGATCCATTAAATTTTGAACTTGAATAatatgttttgcaggcatgtgTACCGCTACGTGAAATAAATGTTTAATAGAATTCGGCATTAGAATTTTCTAGCACTCATTATGCTTGACTGCTTTGCATGTCTGCTGTACCTTTCTTCGATTGCCTGTCATTTTTTATTGAAATTTCTATCCATCATCCGGTTGTTTTATTTATGTATTTTCACTCAGTTTTCTATGGTGGTGATGGTCTGCTGGTTCCTGCAGCTATTCTGTGGGATTTGTGGATGTTTCGGTCCTTTCTTTTGTGGGCCGTTTTTTGTTCTTTGTGCGGTCTGGCCCATTTGTTGATTTTCAACTCGATTGTCAAGACTTGAGCTAGTGCTCGTAGCTCCTTTGTTGCGTCACGATGTACTGATGTGCGGTCGCCATGAGAGGCAGCCTCCAGGGGATCCTTAGCTAGGCGAGGGTGTCGCTGGTTCCGGGTCACCGTTGATTGACAAGGTGGCTGAAGAGGCGAATTCGCGCGGAGGAGGGCGTCGATCAGTGCCAGCATGTTCATCGTGGACGCACGGGAATGATCAGGTTTATGACGATTGATGTCTTCTCTCCGGGGTTCGAGGTGATCTCGAGCAGAATGCTGGAGAGGGACATTCTCGAGCAGGCCATTCCGTTGTGATCTCGAGCTCCCCGTACGTGACACCAGTATCGACCGTTGAGCAACCTTTCAAGTCTTAGTCCGATGTGTTTATTTGCATAACGTACTTCATGCAATGTGGAATTTTCAGTTATTTTGTGATCACCGAAGACCGTGTTGTGGATATGCGCTTGGACGGAGATACTCGCTTTGGCAACCTAAGGACCGAGTTAATGGACATGGAGACGGAACTATGTCGAACGTGGACACCACTTATCCATTATGGAGACGGACCGAGTTAATTTCTTTTCTGATATCTGATATGTACCTTATCATCGTGCGATTTTTGGCTCATCTTAGTGTTATTGTTCGTTGAGTGTCGATATGTAATCTGAGTGATTCCTCTTTTCATTTTCACTCAATTTGTATCTGATTGATGTACTTAGCTTATTTGATTGAGAAAAATGGCTTTATCACTCagttttttcctttccttttagACTTGACATGTCATTATCTTATTGTTTGAAAAAGTGATTGATAATTGAAAATAAAATCACCCGGGTGACACATAGACACTTCCTTTTTTATTGCCCCTTTGCTGGATGATGTGGCTAGTAAGTTTCAGGCGTGTCTGCCTGCAGGGCATCACAACCCTTGGGGCTCGTTTGTTTTGGCCCGGAACAGTCGGCCTAATCCACCTGGAATAATTCGGCCTAGTTCGAAATCAGGTTCGGCCCAGAATCGTCATTCGTTTAGGCCCGATCCGAAACGAAAACAGGCCATTCTAGGCCGTTCCACTCCCTCTTCCTCTCGGAATCGATCCACACCTCAAGGCTCGAGGAAACTAACCAGGCGGAGTTGAGAGCTCGAGGCGAAGCGGGGTCTTGGCGGCGCGACTCGAGATGGAGTGACCTAGTGGCATGCTGCGAAATTGGCTCCCCAGCGGAGGTTGTCCACTCCAGTAGCCAGCTTCACCGGTGAGTTCCCGCCactcctcttctctctcttatGTCCTAGGGTTCTTGTCTCATAGCCTAGGGTTCTTGATTTGGTACGGTCGTATGCTAGGCCTGCTTGTGCTTTGGTCTCTTGCGAACTTGCCTTGCCTTGCTTGCCAGCATCAGTTTTGCTAGCTTTGCATTGATGTCTGATCAGGACAGTCGTCTCCTGGCTCTATCTGGCTGCTATTCTTCATTCATCTGACTCCATGAATGCATACGTGGCAAGAGGCTCCAGCTGATGTATGGTAATAATTTTTTAACAAATACATataatgtagaagaagctacaaGCTTGTTAATAATGGTACCACTGGAAGGAGTAGAAGAGTCGTGCGTGATGG from Panicum virgatum strain AP13 chromosome 7N, P.virgatum_v5, whole genome shotgun sequence includes the following:
- the LOC120680702 gene encoding acetyl-CoA carboxylase 2-like isoform X2 translates to MLQLGLAAAASKVLPLLPNHQRSSAGTTFPSASSRPSNRRKNRTRSLRDGGDGVSDAKKHNQSVRQGLAGIIDLPNEATSEVDISHGSEDPRGPPESYQMNGIINETHNGRHASVSKVVEFCTALGGKTPIHSILVANNGMAAAKFMRSVRTWANDTFGSEKAIQLIAMATPEDMRINAEHIRIADQFVEVPGGTNNNNYANVQLIVEIAERVGVSAVWPGWGHASENPELPDALTAKGIVFLGPPASSMNALGDKVGSALIAQAAGVPTLSWSGSHVEVPLECCLDAIPEEMYRKSCVATTEEAVASCQVVGYPAMIKASWGGGGKGIRKVHNDDEVRALFKQVQGEVPGSPIFIMRLASQSRHLEVQLLCDQYGNVAALHSRDCSVQRRHQKIIEEGPVTVAPRETVKALEQAARRLAKAVGYVGAATVEYLYSMETGEYYFLELNPRLQVEHPVTEWIAEVNLPAAQVAVGMGIPLWQIPEIRRFYGMDYGGGYDIWRKTAALATPFNFDEVDSQWPKGHCVAVRITSEDPDDGFKPTGGKVKEISFKSKPNVWAYFSVKSGGGIHEFADSQFGHVFAYGLSRSAAITNMALALKEIQIRGEIHSNVDYTVDLLNASDFRENKIHTGWLDTRIAMRVQAERPPWYISVVGGALFKTVTANAATVSDYVGYLTKGQIPPKHISLVNSTVNLNIEGSKYTIETVRTGHGSYRLRMNDSAVEANVQSLCDGGLLMQLDGNSHVIYAEEEAGGTRLQIDGKTCLLQNDHDPSKLLAETPCKLLRFLVADGAHVDADAPYAEVEVMKMCMPLLSPASGVIHVMMSEGQALQAGDLIARLDLDDPSAVKRAEPFDGMFPQMGLPVASSSQVHKRYAASLNAAQMVLAGYEHNISEVVQDLVCCLDDLELPFLQWDELMSVLATRLPRNLKSELEDKYKEYKLNFYRGENKDFPSKLLRDTIEANLAYGSEKEKATNERLVEPLVSLLKSYKGGRESHAHFVAKSLFEEYLAVEELFSDGIQSDVIETLRHQHSKDLQKVVDIVLSHQGVRNKAKLVTALMEKLVYPNPAAYRDLLVRFSSLNHKRYYKLALKASELLEQTKLSELRASIARSLSDLGMHKGEMTIKDSMEDLVSAPLPVEDALISLFDYSDPTVQQKVFETYISRLYQPLLVKDSIQMKFKESGAFALWEFSGGHVDTKNGQGAVLDRKRWGAMAVLKSLESARTAIVAALKDSAQHDSSEGNMMHIALLSAENENNISDNQAQQRMEKLTKILNDTSVANDLRAAGLKVISCIVQRDEARMPMRHSFLWSDEKSCYDEEQILRHVEPPLSALLELDKLKVKGYNEMKYTPSRDRQWHIYTLRNTDNPKMLHRVFFRTIVRQPNAGNKFTSAHIGDTEVGGPTESLSFTSNSILRSLMTAIEELELHAIRTGHSHMYLCILKEQKLLDLIPFSGSAIVDVGQDDATACSLLKSMALKIHELVGAQMHHLSVCQWEVKLKLDCDGPASGTWRVVTTNVTSHTCIVDIYREVEDTESQKLVYHSASSSAGPLHGVTLNNPYQPLSVIDLKRCSARNNRTTYCYDFPLAFETALQKSWQSNGSSVSEGSGNSKSYVKATELVFAEKHGSWGTPIIPMERPAGLNDIGMVAWILEMSTPEFPNGRQIIVVANDITFRAGSFGPREDAFFEAVTNLACERKLPLIYLAANSGARIGIADEVKSCFRVGWSDEGSPERGFQYIYLTEEDYARISSSVIAHKLQMDSGEIRWIIDSVVGKEDGLGVENIHGSAAIASAYSRAYEETFTLTFVTGRTVGIGAYLARLGIRCIQRLDQPIILTGFSALNKLLGREVYSSHMQLGGPKIMATNGVVHLTVSDDLEGVYNILMWLSYVPANIGGPLPITKPLDPPDRPVAYIPENTCDPRAAIRGIDDSQGKWLGGMFDKDSFVETFEGWAKTVVTGRAKLGGIPVGVIAVETQTMMQLIPADPGQLDSHERSVPRAGQVWFPDSATKTAQALLDFNREGLPLFILANWRGFSGGQRDLFEGILQAGSTIVENLRTYNQPAFVYIPMAGELRGGAWVVVDSKINPDRIECYAERTAKGNVLEPQGLIEIKFRSEELQDCMGRLDPELINLKAKLHGAKLGNGSLPDIESLQKSIEARTKQLLPLYTQIAIRFAELHDTSLRMAAKGVIKKVVDWEESRSFFYKRLRRRISEDVLAKEIRGIAGDNFTHQSAVELIKEWYFSQATTGCTEWDDDDAFVAWKDNPENYKGYIQKLRAQKVSQSLSDLADSSSDLEAFSQGLSTLLDKMDPSQRAKLVQEVKKVLG